From a region of the uncultured Desulfatiglans sp. genome:
- a CDS encoding conserved hypothetical protein (Evidence 4 : Unknown function but conserved in other organisms), protein MQPSTETKAPRSPLMRVLRNRWLIAGVAAVVVYTLVGFFLVPFLSRYYLERFAAEKLNRELTIHKVRFNPYTYRFEVKGLELKDADGSAMAAFDGFLLDFELSSLFNRAWTFAEIRFDKLMVDGVIGPDGRLNLAKLAHPFAQDKTAPESEPEPKPGGLPRLILERVSLVDASVRFADRRGEEPADIRISPLNIELTDIKTLPEHKGPYTITAQTPGGASLSWEGEVSFDPIASSGSLSLDHLALAKLWQFFRGRVALEEPKGAIDLRTHYRFDLSSGNPVIQLDGLGMQVNGIDLRRRGESESLLSLAKIGLEDGSLDLERRAVRVGKFAVVDGRVRAGMDESGEVDWAQLFPPGSEDGERKVPQEGSAPQPSAPWKIDLDRFELSGVAIDLSDESRAMPLEAGAKSLTLGFAASVEAGGDTLQAAAHDIALRLAELRCRFRGEDGPELELAEIELGGGHFDLAERAVTIEQVVLQNGASGVVLEKEGGVNWARAAGSRKTGPEVEDAPPAAVEGDAAAPSWALMVQSLKLQGFDVEVQDKTLPAPVRLGLSGIDLQLENVSNDDAVPIRFDLGAGVATGGRLEARGELLAAAGSVTSDLEVAELELTPFQPYVEQVLRARISSGRAGVKGSLQYGVKGADAKISFKGSSEVSHFLLEGQRGEERLLAWDGLRVSDIDLALEPDRLAVKEVSLFNPSGKFVIYEDKSTNIAELMVGAEGPAEESAPAPQESGAGEGFPFRVDRVRLQGGTLAFADLSLKPRFSALIHELDGLVTGISSARESEAAIELSGRVDEYGTVKIGGTIMPASPKTSTHVTLDFKNVSMSNLTPYSATFAGYRIQSGKLSLDLEYAIEESRLEGENQVVIDQLILGKRVEDSEAPSLPLELALALLKDSRGRIDLGLPVRGDLDDPEFSYGHLIWKAFVNVITKAATAPFRLLGNLIGAKEEDLDKVLFAAGSSTVPPPELEKLVHLAEALAQRPQLALEIQGAYDPAVDGRAIKEAMLRREMAAESGIVLKPGEEPGPVVFHEREVQGALERRFLLHHTKEDLRGLEEAFEEELKRSAEEGKPSEKRASREVSWAPFYKTLYEKVLDAMELGPQALNTLAEIRASAVKAAIVVDGGAESSRVSILDVVSVESPDGKTVPAKLAVAVAK, encoded by the coding sequence ATGCAGCCGTCGACAGAAACAAAAGCGCCCCGCAGTCCTCTGATGCGGGTGCTGCGGAACCGCTGGCTCATCGCCGGTGTGGCCGCGGTGGTGGTTTATACGCTTGTCGGGTTTTTCCTCGTTCCTTTTCTCTCACGCTACTATCTCGAACGATTCGCCGCCGAAAAGCTGAACCGTGAACTCACGATTCACAAGGTGAGGTTCAACCCCTATACCTATCGTTTTGAGGTGAAAGGCCTCGAATTGAAAGATGCCGACGGATCGGCTATGGCTGCCTTTGATGGTTTTCTGTTGGATTTCGAGCTGTCGAGCCTATTCAACCGGGCCTGGACCTTTGCGGAAATCCGCTTCGACAAATTGATGGTGGACGGCGTGATCGGACCGGATGGCAGACTTAATCTTGCAAAATTGGCGCATCCGTTCGCACAAGACAAGACCGCGCCCGAATCGGAGCCGGAGCCCAAACCGGGCGGGCTCCCGAGGCTGATATTGGAGAGGGTCTCGCTGGTCGATGCGTCGGTGCGTTTTGCCGATCGGAGGGGAGAGGAACCTGCCGACATTCGAATCTCGCCCTTGAATATCGAATTGACGGACATCAAGACGCTGCCCGAGCACAAAGGCCCCTATACGATCACGGCGCAAACGCCGGGAGGGGCATCCCTCAGCTGGGAGGGGGAGGTATCCTTCGATCCGATTGCATCGAGCGGGTCCCTTTCCTTGGATCATTTGGCTTTGGCGAAGCTTTGGCAATTTTTCCGCGGACGGGTGGCGTTGGAGGAGCCGAAAGGAGCGATCGATCTTCGCACGCATTACCGCTTCGATTTGAGCAGCGGCAATCCAGTGATCCAACTGGATGGGCTCGGGATGCAGGTGAACGGCATCGATCTTCGCCGCCGGGGGGAGTCCGAATCCCTGCTCAGTCTGGCGAAGATCGGTTTGGAAGACGGAAGCCTGGATTTGGAGCGGCGTGCCGTCCGTGTGGGCAAATTCGCGGTTGTGGATGGGCGCGTGCGGGCAGGCATGGACGAAAGCGGAGAGGTCGATTGGGCGCAGCTCTTCCCTCCTGGTTCGGAAGATGGCGAGCGGAAAGTGCCGCAGGAAGGCTCCGCCCCTCAGCCGTCAGCGCCTTGGAAGATCGACCTCGACCGTTTCGAACTGAGCGGGGTGGCAATCGATCTGAGCGATGAAAGCCGTGCCATGCCGCTCGAGGCAGGCGCAAAGTCCCTGACGCTCGGCTTCGCTGCGAGTGTGGAGGCGGGCGGTGACACGCTGCAGGCGGCGGCTCATGATATCGCTCTGCGGTTGGCAGAGCTCCGCTGCCGCTTCCGGGGGGAGGACGGCCCAGAACTCGAGTTGGCTGAGATCGAACTGGGCGGAGGTCATTTCGATCTGGCGGAGCGGGCGGTCACGATCGAGCAGGTGGTCCTCCAGAATGGCGCGAGCGGCGTTGTCCTCGAAAAGGAGGGGGGCGTGAACTGGGCTCGCGCGGCAGGCAGCCGGAAGACGGGCCCGGAGGTAGAGGACGCACCGCCCGCCGCTGTCGAGGGTGATGCGGCAGCCCCGTCCTGGGCGCTGATGGTCCAATCATTGAAGCTGCAGGGGTTCGATGTGGAGGTTCAGGATAAGACGCTGCCCGCCCCTGTGCGGCTGGGGTTGAGCGGAATCGACCTCCAGCTCGAGAACGTGTCGAATGATGATGCCGTCCCGATCCGGTTCGACCTCGGCGCCGGTGTGGCGACCGGGGGCCGGCTTGAGGCCAGGGGAGAACTGCTTGCAGCGGCTGGATCGGTGACCTCGGATCTCGAGGTTGCGGAACTCGAGTTGACCCCCTTTCAACCCTATGTCGAACAGGTTTTGCGCGCCAGGATTTCCTCGGGAAGGGCAGGGGTGAAAGGGTCTCTCCAATACGGCGTAAAGGGTGCGGACGCGAAGATTTCCTTCAAAGGCAGTTCCGAGGTTTCGCATTTTCTGCTCGAAGGTCAGCGCGGCGAAGAGCGCCTGTTGGCCTGGGATGGTCTGAGGGTGTCGGATATCGATCTGGCACTCGAGCCCGACCGCTTGGCGGTCAAGGAGGTGAGCCTATTCAATCCCTCCGGCAAATTTGTGATCTATGAGGACAAGAGCACAAACATAGCGGAGCTTATGGTTGGTGCTGAGGGTCCTGCCGAAGAGAGCGCTCCGGCTCCGCAGGAATCGGGTGCGGGTGAAGGATTCCCTTTCCGGGTGGACCGGGTCCGGCTGCAGGGGGGGACTCTCGCGTTCGCCGATTTGAGCCTCAAACCCCGGTTTTCGGCATTGATCCATGAACTCGACGGCCTGGTGACCGGAATCTCGAGTGCCCGCGAAAGCGAGGCAGCCATCGAGCTGAGCGGGCGTGTAGACGAATACGGCACAGTGAAGATCGGCGGGACGATCATGCCGGCCAGCCCGAAGACCTCCACCCACGTCACCCTCGATTTCAAGAATGTGTCCATGAGCAACCTCACCCCGTATTCCGCCACATTCGCCGGATATCGGATCCAATCCGGCAAACTGTCGCTCGACCTCGAATACGCCATAGAGGAAAGCCGGCTGGAGGGTGAAAATCAGGTTGTTATCGACCAGTTGATCCTCGGCAAACGCGTTGAAGACTCCGAAGCGCCGAGCCTGCCGCTCGAGCTCGCCCTCGCGCTGCTCAAAGATTCGCGGGGGAGGATCGACCTCGGGCTGCCCGTGCGAGGCGATCTGGACGACCCCGAATTCAGCTACGGGCACCTGATCTGGAAGGCCTTCGTCAACGTGATCACCAAGGCCGCCACAGCCCCGTTCCGGCTCCTGGGGAACCTGATCGGCGCAAAGGAAGAGGACCTCGACAAGGTCCTGTTTGCAGCGGGGTCTTCCACGGTGCCGCCGCCGGAATTGGAAAAACTCGTTCACCTGGCAGAGGCGCTCGCCCAAAGGCCGCAGCTGGCCCTGGAGATACAGGGTGCATACGACCCGGCGGTCGATGGGCGGGCCATCAAGGAGGCGATGCTGCGCCGGGAAATGGCAGCGGAGAGCGGGATCGTGCTGAAGCCGGGTGAGGAGCCCGGGCCGGTGGTCTTCCATGAGCGGGAGGTCCAGGGCGCCTTGGAAAGGCGCTTTCTGCTTCATCACACGAAGGAGGATTTGCGGGGGCTCGAAGAGGCTTTTGAAGAAGAGCTGAAGCGCTCGGCGGAGGAAGGTAAACCGTCCGAGAAGCGCGCGTCGAGAGAGGTGTCGTGGGCTCCTTTTTATAAAACGCTGTATGAAAAGGTTCTTGATGCCATGGAACTCGGTCCCCAAGCCCTCAACACCCTCGCGGAGATCCGGGCCTCGGCCGTGAAGGCCGCCATTGTGGTCGATGGCGGTGCGGAATCTTCCCGTGTATCGATTCTCGATGTGGTCAGCGTTGAAAGCCCGGACGGCAAGACCGTTCCGGCGAAACTCGCCGTGGCTGTCGCAAAGTGA